The proteins below come from a single Ptychodera flava strain L36383 chromosome 6, AS_Pfla_20210202, whole genome shotgun sequence genomic window:
- the LOC139135995 gene encoding uncharacterized protein — MEVPAVLSACSKLTQAEQDDSCSWLVVREVRRLNLHHIRLSRKPVKAPKERRLERCIQQCSEIKAYSGIGDDAIKVYFTDKNDHPYKLLRSSFVWNKNDVCRQFRDLRSPQEFCDHFNSVLSGKEDTSSPASSVSNLTNDSSEDDSEPEGESETTENISHSSSNGIESTPDDDDDDVMSPAASMSNTPLSRSTKKRKLTDAAKQLVLPTLSKKKKAEKLNKEMSEEELSMKESIRDCHIGTGPFLIDISALELGKQARAPDDKWVDKLKQLWRITLMRHINH; from the exons ATGGAG GTTCCTGCCGTTCTTTCTGCGTGCTCTAAGCTGACTCAGGCTGAACAAGATGACTCGTGCTCGTGGTTGGTGGTTCGAGAAGTCAGACGACTCAATCTTCATCATATTCGATTATCGAGAAAACCCGTCAAGGCTCCGAAAGAAAGGAGGCTCGAGCGCTGTATACAGCAGTGTAGCGAAATCAAGGCATACTCTGGTATCGGCGATGACGCAATCAAG gtttACTTTACTGACAAAAATGATCATCCATACAAGCTCCTACGTTCTTCCTTTGTGTGGAACAAGAATGACGTGTGTCGCCAATTCAGAGACCTTAGAAGTCCACAGGAGTTCTGTGATCATtttaattcagtattgtccGGTAAGGAAGACACATCTTCACCTGCGTCAAGTGTGAGTAACCTGACCAATGATTCCAGTGAAGATGACTCAGAGCCAGAGGGTGAATCagaaacaacagaaaatatTAGTCATAGTTCCAGTAATGGCATAGAGTCTACaccagatgatgatgatgatgatgtgatgaGTCCCGCAGCTAGTAT GTCAAATACTCCCTTATCAAGAAgcacaaagaagagaaaattgaCAGATGCTGCAAAACAATTAGTGCTACCGAcactttcaaagaaaaagaaggCTGAAAAACTCAACAAAGAAATGAGTGAGGAGGAGCTATCGATGAAAGAAAGCATCAGGGACTGCCACATTGGAACTG GACCGTTTTTAATTGATATCAGCGCACTGGAACTAGGGAAGCAAGCAAGGGCTCCTGATGACAAATGGGTTGACAAATTGAAGCAGCTATGGAGGATTACCTTGATGAGGCATATCAACCATTAA